From Pseudoxanthomonas sp. YR558, the proteins below share one genomic window:
- a CDS encoding DUF2785 domain-containing protein: protein MRASTLLVLASLLTSPAYASCPPEGTDAGSLRLLREQRFVVPDDVRATLVERLPACLSDPDPALRDGIAYEGLSAWLRAGLLDEAQRRTLRDRLYALLEQDTADGVGPPFAALVLSEVARTDRIAPWMSPDERDAMVRRAAAYLSSVRDYRGFDAKEGWRHGVAHGADWALQLMLNERVDRAQVETLLQAVAVQVVPETAHAYVFGEPGRLARPVLYAAKRGLLDEAAWARWFDALPPRLGDAEQAYADTTWLARRHDLMAFLMSVHLEADQSEDPNIRALKPIVVQALKAVP from the coding sequence ATGCGCGCTTCGACACTGCTGGTGCTGGCGAGTCTACTTACCTCGCCAGCGTACGCGTCGTGTCCGCCCGAGGGAACGGATGCCGGATCGTTGCGGTTGTTGCGTGAGCAGCGCTTCGTCGTGCCGGACGACGTGCGCGCGACGTTGGTCGAAAGGCTTCCCGCGTGCTTGTCCGATCCTGATCCGGCGTTGCGCGATGGGATCGCCTACGAGGGCCTCAGTGCGTGGCTTCGTGCGGGCCTGTTGGACGAGGCGCAGCGCCGCACTCTGCGCGATCGCCTGTACGCATTGCTGGAACAGGACACGGCCGACGGGGTAGGGCCTCCGTTCGCCGCACTCGTGTTGTCCGAAGTCGCGCGTACAGATCGCATCGCACCATGGATGTCGCCGGACGAACGCGACGCGATGGTGCGGCGCGCGGCTGCGTACCTGTCGTCGGTGCGCGACTACCGCGGTTTCGACGCGAAAGAAGGCTGGCGGCATGGTGTTGCCCATGGCGCGGACTGGGCGCTCCAGTTGATGCTCAACGAACGTGTCGACCGTGCCCAGGTAGAGACATTGCTGCAGGCGGTGGCGGTCCAGGTCGTGCCTGAGACTGCGCACGCATATGTCTTCGGCGAGCCGGGACGACTGGCGCGGCCCGTGCTGTACGCCGCAAAGCGCGGCTTGCTCGACGAAGCGGCGTGGGCGCGCTGGTTCGACGCGTTGCCACCCAGGTTGGGCGACGCCGAGCAGGCTTATGCGGATACGACCTGGCTCGCGCGTCGCCACGATCTGATGGCCTTCCTGATGAGTGTCCATCTGGAAGCCGATCAATCCGAAGACCCCAACATCCGCGCGCTGAAACCGATCGTGGTGCAGGCGCTGAAAGCCGTGCCCTGA
- a CDS encoding LysR substrate-binding domain-containing protein — protein MSLRPALLPALGVFAAAARHQNFAHAADELHLTASAVSHHVRKLEGLLGVVLFQRHARGVKLTMEGRQLADAANAALGDIDAVASHLQLAGKTTTLRITTLHSMAYCWLLPRLPRFCARHPHVRLHVDTGIALTRFDDEGPELGIRHGPGHWSGLTSYHLMDDELFPVASPALPGIEAVKEPRQIAQLPLVTDLALQGWRDWFRAAGVRGLRLPSMHSFNDSTDAMRAAVYGVGAALARRHVAQPYLQRYELVRLPGPALKARFAYYAVHPAHKPPSAAAQAFIDWLKEEARDERTPLPPMPDDFLGRGP, from the coding sequence ATGAGCCTGCGCCCCGCCCTGCTGCCCGCCCTCGGCGTCTTCGCCGCCGCCGCCCGCCATCAGAATTTCGCCCACGCCGCCGACGAACTGCACCTCACCGCCAGCGCCGTCAGCCACCACGTACGCAAACTGGAAGGGCTGCTCGGCGTAGTCCTGTTCCAGCGCCACGCGCGCGGCGTGAAGCTCACGATGGAGGGCCGCCAATTGGCGGATGCCGCCAATGCGGCGCTCGGCGATATCGATGCCGTGGCCTCGCACCTGCAACTCGCCGGCAAGACCACCACGCTGCGCATCACCACGCTGCATTCGATGGCTTACTGCTGGCTGCTGCCGCGGTTGCCGCGTTTCTGCGCGCGCCACCCGCACGTCCGCCTGCACGTCGACACCGGCATCGCACTGACACGCTTCGATGACGAAGGCCCGGAGCTGGGTATCCGCCACGGACCCGGGCATTGGTCAGGCCTGACCTCGTACCATCTGATGGACGACGAACTGTTCCCGGTCGCGTCGCCCGCCCTGCCCGGCATCGAAGCCGTCAAGGAGCCGCGGCAGATCGCCCAGTTGCCGCTGGTGACGGACCTTGCGCTACAGGGCTGGCGCGACTGGTTCCGTGCCGCTGGCGTGCGCGGGCTGCGCCTGCCGTCGATGCACAGCTTCAACGACAGCACCGACGCGATGCGCGCCGCCGTCTATGGTGTTGGCGCCGCACTGGCGCGCCGGCATGTCGCCCAACCCTATCTGCAGCGATACGAACTCGTGCGACTGCCCGGGCCCGCACTGAAAGCGCGCTTCGCCTACTACGCGGTGCATCCCGCGCACAAACCGCCGAGCGCCGCCGCGCAGGCCTTCATCGACTGGCTAAAGGAAGAAGCGCGCGATGAGCGCACGCCGCTACCGCCGATGCCGGACGACTTTCTGGGGCGCGGTCCCTGA
- a CDS encoding DMT family transporter, which produces MAQATTTVDPLPQVAGRDWRTPLELLALGAIWGSSFLFMRIAANPFGPFALVEVRLALGAVVLLPFLWRERAHFRAGMWPRLAMIGAINSAIPFLLFAWAAQRSPAAIGAICNAMTVLFTALVGFLFFGQKIGTRRSLALLVGFVGVVVLATSKAGGLSVGGAVVAGSTAALLYGVGVNLVRKHLAGIPPAAAAAATLSCAALLVLPFAATHWPTASIAPSAWGAAIAIGVVCTGYAFLLYYRLIQRIGPARASTVTYLVPLFGAGFAWAFLGEPVTLAMLAAGALILGSVAASQRAA; this is translated from the coding sequence ATGGCACAGGCAACGACAACCGTAGACCCCCTGCCGCAGGTGGCCGGACGCGACTGGCGCACACCACTGGAGTTGCTGGCGCTGGGCGCGATCTGGGGCAGCTCGTTCCTCTTCATGCGCATCGCGGCGAACCCGTTCGGACCGTTCGCGCTGGTCGAGGTGCGGCTGGCGCTGGGAGCAGTGGTCCTGCTGCCGTTCCTGTGGCGCGAGCGCGCGCACTTCCGCGCCGGCATGTGGCCGCGCCTGGCGATGATCGGCGCGATCAACTCGGCCATTCCGTTCCTGTTGTTCGCGTGGGCGGCGCAGCGTTCGCCTGCGGCGATCGGTGCGATCTGCAACGCGATGACCGTGTTGTTCACGGCGCTGGTGGGCTTCCTGTTCTTCGGTCAGAAGATCGGCACGCGTCGTTCGCTGGCGCTGCTGGTGGGCTTCGTGGGCGTGGTCGTGCTGGCGACGAGCAAGGCCGGTGGCTTGAGTGTGGGCGGCGCGGTGGTGGCCGGCTCCACGGCGGCATTGCTGTACGGCGTCGGCGTGAACCTGGTGCGCAAGCATCTGGCGGGCATCCCGCCGGCCGCCGCAGCGGCGGCGACGCTGAGCTGCGCGGCGCTGCTGGTACTGCCGTTCGCGGCGACGCATTGGCCAACGGCCAGTATCGCGCCAAGTGCATGGGGGGCGGCCATCGCCATCGGCGTGGTCTGCACCGGCTATGCCTTCCTGCTGTATTACCGGTTGATCCAGCGCATCGGTCCGGCGCGTGCGTCGACGGTGACCTACCTGGTGCCGCTGTTCGGCGCGGGCTTCGCGTGGGCGTTCCTCGGCGAGCCGGTCACGCTGGCGATGCTGGCCGCGGGCGCGCTGATCCTGGGCAGCGTGGCGGCCAGCCAGCGCGCCGCCTGA
- the phaZ gene encoding polyhydroxyalkanoate depolymerase → MTLYQLHELGRAWMAPLAYMAEANARIFSAPTSWLSNVPGAERIAAGNELIYRIGKDYEKPAWEIHEVEVEGRTVPVVEQEIVKKPFCRLLRFKRYTDDAETITTLKDDPVVLVVAPLSGHHATLLRDTVRTLLRDHKVYVTDWVDARMVPASEGAFSLDDYVAYVEEFIRHIGADKLHVISVCQPTVPVLAAVSLMAARGEATPRSLVMMGGPIDARRSPTEVNSLATRNPLSWFENNVIHSVPMPYPGEGRRVYPGFLQHAGFIAMNPSRHFMSHWDFYADLVKGDLQDAESHRKFYDEYNAVLDMPAEYYLDTIRTVFQEFLLPRGKWKVNGELVTPSAIKKTALMSIEGELDDISGQGQTAAAHDLCTGIAKAHHKHLTIEGAGHYGIFSGRRWRDKVYPQVRDFIAKYAG, encoded by the coding sequence ATGACCTTGTACCAACTGCACGAACTCGGACGCGCATGGATGGCGCCGCTGGCCTATATGGCCGAAGCGAACGCGCGCATCTTCTCCGCCCCGACCAGTTGGTTGTCCAACGTGCCGGGCGCCGAGCGCATCGCCGCCGGCAACGAACTGATCTACCGCATTGGCAAGGATTACGAAAAACCGGCGTGGGAGATCCACGAGGTCGAGGTCGAAGGGCGCACCGTTCCCGTGGTGGAGCAGGAGATCGTCAAGAAGCCGTTCTGCCGCTTGTTGCGCTTCAAGCGCTACACCGACGACGCCGAGACGATCACCACGCTGAAGGACGACCCGGTCGTGCTGGTCGTGGCACCGCTCTCCGGCCACCACGCCACCCTGCTGCGCGACACCGTGCGCACGCTGCTGCGCGACCACAAGGTCTACGTGACCGACTGGGTCGATGCGCGCATGGTGCCGGCGTCCGAGGGCGCCTTCAGCCTGGACGATTACGTCGCCTACGTGGAGGAATTCATCCGCCACATCGGCGCGGACAAACTGCACGTGATCAGCGTCTGCCAGCCCACCGTGCCGGTGTTGGCGGCCGTGTCGCTGATGGCTGCACGCGGTGAAGCCACCCCGCGTTCGCTGGTCATGATGGGCGGACCGATCGATGCGCGTCGCAGCCCGACCGAAGTGAACAGCCTTGCCACGCGCAATCCGCTGTCGTGGTTCGAGAACAACGTGATCCACTCGGTACCGATGCCCTACCCGGGCGAAGGCCGTCGCGTGTATCCCGGTTTCCTGCAGCATGCGGGCTTCATCGCGATGAATCCCAGCCGCCACTTCATGTCGCACTGGGACTTCTACGCGGACCTGGTGAAGGGCGACCTGCAGGACGCCGAATCGCACCGCAAGTTCTACGACGAGTACAACGCCGTGCTCGACATGCCGGCCGAGTACTATCTGGACACGATCCGCACCGTGTTCCAGGAGTTCCTGCTGCCGCGCGGCAAGTGGAAGGTCAATGGCGAACTGGTGACGCCCTCGGCTATCAAGAAGACGGCCCTCATGAGCATCGAGGGCGAACTGGACGACATTTCAGGCCAGGGGCAGACCGCCGCCGCGCACGACCTGTGCACCGGCATCGCGAAAGCCCACCACAAGCACCTGACCATCGAAGGCGCCGGCCACTACGGCATCTTCAGCGGCCGCCGCTGGCGCGACAAGGTCTATCCGCAGGTGCGCGACTTCATCGCGAAGTACGCAGGCTGA
- a CDS encoding DUF2867 domain-containing protein, protein MHRHADVVPGFPTARIRSYSGGLPVEVVLLAQLGPGAGDRLHADTGALQRAHPGFVDALDEPSVRIAAPDFDAGERSALYTFTVGSAGHPFHRHAGHRTFTAVTGSGGARLRFSTASDAQLAHDPSHFAAALHHVDLPADALFSVRFGGGTWHQFAPLQAGSSHPVLFALSCHTDELGGLPQGALQDEVLAGDANIATLTETLPPSVQAWLAAHPAHVERIPTVRLALHAPPGSWQQHLCAGLRARAGRVRTRLAGWCGEIGFVEGRASPVKALPSPPIGSLLLDQLPDFHHEDTFSLRLQGTTHAIASALMADVLEGFLQYRPAGVTQLMRLRNVLVRPLRLRTSPLGCPVSSLLSTGDGPLFAGRYPVLAQRIDADGRRAQVILGADDRHLAFRSCVGVQITDTGVDITLGTRVRCANVFGRAYMAAITGVHHAYIAPTMLRMAVEGAVQRHAPLTLAQGLFA, encoded by the coding sequence ATGCACCGCCATGCCGATGTCGTCCCGGGGTTCCCCACCGCCCGCATCCGCTCCTACTCAGGCGGGCTGCCGGTGGAAGTGGTGTTGCTCGCGCAGCTCGGGCCCGGCGCGGGCGATCGCCTGCACGCGGACACCGGCGCGCTGCAGCGCGCGCATCCGGGCTTCGTGGATGCGCTGGATGAGCCATCGGTGCGCATCGCCGCGCCCGATTTCGATGCCGGCGAACGCAGCGCGCTGTACACCTTCACGGTGGGCTCGGCAGGCCATCCCTTCCACCGTCACGCCGGGCACCGCACGTTCACCGCCGTAACCGGCAGCGGTGGCGCGCGCCTGCGTTTCTCCACGGCATCGGACGCGCAGCTCGCGCACGATCCGTCGCACTTCGCCGCTGCCCTGCATCACGTCGACCTGCCCGCCGATGCGCTTTTCAGCGTGCGCTTCGGTGGTGGCACCTGGCACCAGTTCGCGCCGCTGCAGGCAGGCAGTTCGCATCCGGTGCTGTTCGCCCTGTCGTGCCACACCGACGAACTTGGCGGGCTGCCTCAGGGCGCCCTGCAGGACGAAGTCCTGGCCGGCGACGCGAACATCGCCACGCTGACGGAAACGCTGCCGCCTTCCGTGCAGGCGTGGCTGGCCGCGCATCCCGCGCATGTCGAGCGCATCCCGACCGTTCGACTTGCCCTGCATGCGCCGCCTGGCAGCTGGCAGCAGCACCTCTGTGCCGGCCTGCGCGCACGTGCCGGTCGCGTCCGCACGCGGTTGGCGGGCTGGTGCGGCGAGATCGGGTTCGTCGAGGGCCGCGCATCGCCGGTGAAGGCGTTGCCGTCTCCGCCTATCGGATCATTGCTGTTGGATCAACTGCCGGACTTCCATCACGAGGACACCTTCAGCCTGCGCCTGCAAGGCACAACGCACGCGATCGCATCGGCCCTGATGGCGGATGTGCTGGAAGGCTTCCTGCAATACCGCCCCGCCGGCGTGACCCAGCTGATGCGATTGCGGAATGTATTGGTGCGCCCGTTGCGGCTGCGCACCTCGCCGCTGGGCTGCCCGGTGTCGTCGCTGCTGTCGACCGGCGACGGGCCGTTGTTCGCTGGACGCTATCCGGTGCTGGCGCAGCGGATCGATGCCGACGGGCGACGCGCGCAGGTGATCCTCGGCGCGGACGACCGCCATCTGGCGTTCCGTTCCTGCGTGGGCGTGCAGATCACCGATACCGGCGTTGACATCACGCTGGGCACGCGCGTGCGGTGCGCCAACGTGTTCGGACGTGCCTACATGGCCGCCATCACTGGCGTGCACCACGCCTACATCGCGCCGACGATGCTACGCATGGCCGTGGAAGGCGCCGTGCAGCGGCACGCGCCACTGACGCTGGCGCAGGGTTTGTTCGCCTGA
- a CDS encoding peptidylprolyl isomerase, with amino-acid sequence MRLTPLLLACLLALPAAHAAEAPKYLSAKEILDASPDADWRTLDPANTLYMDVRGGRVVIELAPAFAPEHAGNIRTMAHEGFWNGLGIYRSQDNFVVQFGDADAEDTAKAKSLGTAKTKLPAEFARTDKGVSFTRLPDVDGWAPEVGFVDGFPAGRDPKTNEVWLAHCYGALGAGRGGPPDSSNGSELYVVTGQSPRQLDRNITLVGRVVKGMELLSAIPRGPEPMGFYENATERTPITTVRLASDVPEAERTPLQVLRTDSKTFAAATEARRNRRDGWYVRPAGHIDLCNVPLPVRTPPTR; translated from the coding sequence ATGCGCCTGACGCCCTTGCTGCTCGCCTGCCTGCTTGCCCTGCCTGCCGCGCACGCGGCCGAGGCGCCGAAGTACCTCAGCGCCAAGGAGATCCTGGATGCCTCCCCGGATGCCGACTGGCGCACGCTGGATCCCGCGAACACGCTGTACATGGACGTGCGCGGCGGCCGCGTGGTGATCGAACTGGCGCCCGCTTTCGCACCCGAGCATGCGGGCAACATCCGTACGATGGCGCACGAGGGCTTCTGGAACGGACTGGGCATCTACCGCTCACAGGACAACTTCGTGGTGCAGTTCGGCGATGCCGATGCGGAAGACACCGCCAAGGCGAAATCGCTGGGCACCGCGAAGACGAAGCTGCCGGCGGAATTCGCGCGCACGGACAAAGGCGTGTCCTTCACCCGATTGCCGGACGTGGATGGCTGGGCACCCGAGGTCGGCTTCGTCGATGGTTTCCCGGCGGGGCGCGATCCGAAGACGAACGAGGTCTGGCTGGCGCATTGCTACGGTGCCCTGGGCGCCGGTCGCGGTGGTCCGCCCGACAGCAGCAACGGCAGCGAGCTCTACGTGGTCACCGGCCAGTCGCCACGACAACTCGACCGCAACATCACCCTGGTCGGCCGCGTGGTGAAAGGCATGGAACTGCTCAGCGCGATTCCCCGCGGTCCGGAGCCGATGGGCTTCTACGAGAACGCCACCGAGCGCACGCCGATCACCACCGTTCGCCTCGCCAGCGACGTGCCGGAAGCCGAACGCACGCCATTGCAGGTCCTGCGCACCGATTCGAAGACCTTCGCCGCCGCCACCGAGGCGCGCCGCAACCGCCGCGACGGCTGGTACGTGCGTCCGGCCGGCCATATCGACCTGTGCAACGTCCCGCTGCCGGTGCGCACGCCCCCGACCCGCTGA
- a CDS encoding PadR family transcriptional regulator encodes MNEPDIHLKKFQKELSAGTVSLALLAVLARAGEPLYGYLIAKQLERVGEGVLSGKQSALYPVLRNLEGGGLLDSFVEPSVAGPPRRYYRITEAGRQTLQAWTAAWRATRDSVDSVLEGIPA; translated from the coding sequence ATGAACGAACCCGATATCCATCTGAAGAAGTTCCAGAAAGAGCTCAGCGCCGGCACCGTCTCGCTGGCACTGCTGGCCGTCCTGGCCCGCGCAGGGGAGCCGTTGTATGGCTACCTGATCGCCAAACAGCTGGAGCGCGTGGGCGAAGGCGTGCTCAGCGGCAAGCAGAGCGCGCTCTACCCGGTGCTGCGAAACCTGGAGGGGGGCGGGCTGCTGGACAGCTTCGTCGAGCCCTCGGTCGCCGGGCCGCCGCGTCGTTACTACCGCATCACCGAGGCAGGGCGGCAGACCCTGCAGGCCTGGACCGCCGCCTGGCGCGCCACCCGCGATTCCGTTGATTCCGTGCTTGAGGGGATTCCTGCATGA
- a CDS encoding sensor domain-containing protein yields MNTTTAPGSLPTTIPVYLEQLRAALSGADKAMVQDALYDAEEYLRAEMAANPGTSEAEVIASVAGSYGAPEEVADIYRDTEVTVTRALQPPAPPKRTSLLGRFFGVAADPRTYGALFYMLLSLATGTFYFTWVVTGASLSVGLLILIVGIPLLLLFLMSVRLLSLVEGRIVEVLLGERMPRRPLYTQRDKPWMTRLQELFTDGRTWTAMLYLVLMQALGTAYFTIAITFLAVSLSLMAAPVILLLGHAGAFDVDVINLTPDWPWLWPVCFLAGFLLLFGTLHLARYIGRFHGWLAKHLLVRTPVV; encoded by the coding sequence ATGAACACCACCACCGCCCCGGGCAGCCTGCCCACCACCATCCCCGTTTACCTGGAGCAATTGCGCGCCGCGCTGTCGGGTGCCGACAAGGCCATGGTCCAGGACGCCCTTTACGACGCGGAGGAATACCTGCGCGCGGAAATGGCGGCCAACCCCGGCACATCGGAAGCCGAGGTCATTGCGTCCGTCGCCGGCAGCTATGGCGCGCCGGAGGAAGTGGCCGACATCTACCGCGATACCGAGGTCACGGTGACGCGCGCACTGCAGCCGCCGGCACCGCCCAAGCGCACGTCGCTGCTGGGGCGCTTCTTCGGCGTCGCCGCCGATCCACGCACCTACGGCGCGCTGTTCTACATGCTGCTGTCGCTGGCGACCGGCACGTTCTACTTCACTTGGGTCGTCACCGGCGCGAGCCTGTCGGTGGGTCTGCTGATCCTGATCGTCGGCATCCCGTTGCTGCTGCTGTTCCTGATGTCGGTGCGGCTGCTGTCGCTGGTGGAAGGCCGCATCGTGGAAGTGCTGCTGGGCGAACGCATGCCGCGCCGCCCGCTGTACACGCAGCGCGACAAGCCGTGGATGACGCGGTTGCAGGAACTGTTCACCGACGGGCGCACCTGGACGGCGATGCTGTACCTGGTGCTGATGCAGGCGCTGGGCACGGCCTACTTCACCATCGCGATCACGTTCCTGGCCGTTTCGCTGAGCCTGATGGCGGCACCGGTCATCCTGTTGCTGGGCCATGCCGGCGCGTTCGACGTCGATGTCATCAACCTGACGCCCGACTGGCCGTGGCTGTGGCCGGTGTGCTTCCTGGCGGGCTTCCTGCTGCTGTTCGGCACGCTGCACCTGGCGCGCTACATCGGCCGCTTCCACGGCTGGCTGGCCAAGCACCTGCTGGTGCGGACGCCGGTGGTGTAG
- a CDS encoding alpha/beta fold hydrolase: MRHVLGRLLCLSLLLVPFRPHAEEPPAVVSKEVSFESEGVTLVGTLFQPAHPRAAVVIVHGSGQEKRMPDFAVRLARNDITVLTYDKRGVGGSGGVYAGPEVGTNNVDAANLALLAADAGASVDALLAHLPSRDVPVGLVGFSQATWIIPLAANTRPAVRFMVLFSGPVVTAREQLRFQFYTQGAPDFWKTHTEADARDHIRNDPDRYQFADTDPRDALAALSIPGLWLYGDVDVQAPVQLSVERLDALKAQGKAYESQVFPGLGHNVAFADSSAPVDAAVRWITARADTSPDNR; encoded by the coding sequence ATGCGTCATGTGCTTGGGCGTTTGCTGTGCCTGTCGCTGCTGCTGGTCCCGTTTCGTCCGCACGCCGAAGAGCCGCCTGCCGTCGTATCGAAAGAAGTCAGCTTTGAGAGCGAAGGCGTCACCCTGGTCGGTACGCTCTTTCAGCCGGCACATCCGCGCGCGGCGGTCGTCATCGTGCATGGGTCCGGGCAAGAAAAACGCATGCCGGATTTCGCGGTACGCCTGGCCCGCAACGACATCACGGTGCTGACGTACGACAAGCGTGGCGTCGGTGGATCGGGCGGCGTGTATGCGGGTCCCGAGGTGGGCACCAACAATGTCGACGCCGCCAATCTCGCGTTGCTGGCGGCGGATGCGGGCGCGTCCGTGGATGCACTGCTGGCGCATCTTCCTTCTCGCGACGTGCCCGTCGGGCTGGTGGGTTTCAGCCAGGCGACCTGGATCATTCCGCTCGCCGCCAACACGCGACCTGCTGTTCGATTTATGGTGCTCTTCAGCGGGCCTGTCGTCACCGCGCGCGAGCAGCTGCGCTTCCAGTTCTACACGCAGGGCGCGCCGGATTTCTGGAAGACGCATACCGAGGCCGACGCGCGCGACCACATCCGCAACGATCCGGACCGTTATCAGTTCGCCGACACCGACCCGCGCGATGCGCTTGCCGCGCTTTCGATCCCGGGGCTCTGGCTCTACGGCGACGTGGACGTGCAGGCGCCGGTGCAATTGTCGGTGGAACGTCTCGACGCGCTCAAGGCGCAAGGCAAGGCATACGAGTCCCAGGTGTTTCCCGGGCTCGGGCACAACGTGGCTTTCGCCGATTCCAGCGCGCCCGTGGACGCGGCGGTGCGATGGATCACTGCGCGCGCCGACACGTCGCCGGACAATCGCTAG
- a CDS encoding metalloregulator ArsR/SmtB family transcription factor, translating into MTVDRIFDALASRPRREILAYLSAQELTAGEIAARFDMSAPAISRHLSVLEAAGLVSSDKRGQFVFYRLAPDNLVNTLTGFAFEVCPTAGPLKREAKARARKTATPKPR; encoded by the coding sequence ATGACAGTCGACCGCATCTTCGACGCCCTGGCTTCGCGCCCGCGTCGCGAAATCCTCGCCTACCTGTCCGCGCAGGAGCTCACCGCCGGCGAGATCGCCGCGCGTTTCGACATGAGCGCGCCCGCCATCTCGCGGCACCTGTCCGTGCTGGAAGCCGCCGGCCTGGTCAGTAGCGACAAGCGCGGCCAGTTCGTTTTCTACCGACTGGCGCCCGACAACCTGGTCAACACACTGACCGGTTTCGCCTTCGAAGTCTGCCCCACCGCCGGCCCGCTGAAGCGCGAAGCCAAGGCGCGCGCGCGCAAGACCGCAACACCCAAGCCCCGCTGA
- a CDS encoding GFA family protein, with amino-acid sequence MKHEGSCHCGRIAFEVEGEVNDVIDCNCSLCRRRGGLLWFAPREALVLKTPEGDLSTYTFNKHHIQHHFCAVCGIAPYGEAAHPKTGAQMAAVNVRCLPGVDLAVLKVTPFDGASL; translated from the coding sequence ATGAAGCATGAAGGAAGCTGCCATTGCGGGCGGATCGCGTTCGAGGTCGAAGGCGAGGTCAACGACGTGATCGACTGCAACTGCTCGCTCTGCCGTCGGCGTGGCGGCCTGTTGTGGTTCGCGCCGCGTGAGGCGCTGGTGTTGAAGACGCCCGAAGGCGACCTGTCGACCTACACGTTCAACAAGCACCACATCCAGCACCATTTCTGCGCTGTCTGCGGGATCGCCCCGTACGGCGAAGCCGCGCATCCCAAGACGGGTGCGCAGATGGCGGCCGTCAACGTGCGCTGCCTGCCGGGCGTGGACCTGGCCGTGCTCAAGGTGACCCCGTTCGACGGCGCCAGCCTCTGA